The following are encoded in a window of Panicum virgatum strain AP13 chromosome 5N, P.virgatum_v5, whole genome shotgun sequence genomic DNA:
- the LOC120673598 gene encoding cytochrome P450 72A14-like isoform X1: MTATMAIGAALLESLYVLGGLSLLWFTWRALEWAWLSPRRLGRALRAQGLRGTSYRFPSGDLAEEERLHAAERTKPMPLLSHAISGRVEPLFDSTVKEHGKISMIWAGPTPMVILGDPKLVREVLSNKFGHFRKPKLPANLIKMIADGLSNHDGVKWAVHRKIINHGFHLEKLKVLTRSFYSENMLLSNGGSRCVMLLTVHLTLQRMLPAFTTCTSELIKRWEDSMGSGKAQEIDVWPELQDLTGDAISRAAFGSSLTEGRRIFRIQSEQVQLLNSMTNLYIPGYTYLPTKLNRRIKANAREVEGLLKGIITKKERAMKNGYADDGDMLVLLLQSNINESKDSGSSKPMMTMDDIIGELKLFYFAGMETTSVLLTWTLIVLSKHSEWQDRAREEVLRVFGKKQPDLDGTHQLKVVTMVLYEVLRLYPPITLLERGTYKEMELGGIKYPPGVRLLLPVVTIHHDPDIWGEDVEEFKPERFAEGISKASKEAPAFFPFGWGPRICIGQNFALLEAKIALSMILQHFSFGLSPSYIHAPFRVSTLQPDHGAHIMLERI; encoded by the exons ATGACAGCGACGATGGCGATCGGTGCTGCTTTGCTGGAGTCGCTCTACGTTCTCGGAGGCCTGTCTCTCCTGTGGTTTACCTGGCGGGCGCTGGAGTGGGCATGGCTCAGTCCCCGGAGGCTGGGCCGGGCGCTGAGGGCGCAGGGCCTCCGCGGCACCTCCTACCGCTTCCCCTCCGGCGAcctggcggaggaggagcgtcTCCACGCGGCGGAACGAACCAAGCCGATGCCTCTGCTGTCGCACGCCATCAGCGGCCGTGTGGAGCCACTGTTCGACAGCACCGTCAAGGAACACG GTAAAATTTCGATGATATGGGCCGGTCCGACACCGATGGTGATCCTCGGTGACCCCAAGCTGGTCAGGGAGGTGCTGTCCAACAAGTTTGGGCACTTCAGGAAACCCAAGCTGCCCGCCAATCTAATAAAGATGATCGCCGACGGGCTGTCGAACCACGATGGGGTGAAATGGGCCGTCCATCGGAAGATCATCAACCATGGCTTCCATCTCGAGAAGTTGAAGGTGCTGACTCGGTCATTTTACTCTGAAAATATGTTACTTTCAAATGGCGGAAGTCGTTGTGTAATGCTACTAACTGTACATTTAACGTTGCAGAGAATGTTGCCGGCGTTTACTACCTGCACGAGTGAGCTGATCAAGCGATGGGAGGACTCGATGGGGTCCGGCAAGGCGCAGGAGATAGATGTCTGGCCGGAGTTGCAGGACCTCACCGGCGACGCCATCTCGCGCGCGGCGTTCGGCAGCAGCTTAACTGAAGGGAGAAGGATCTTCCGGATACAATCAGAGCAAGTTCAACTCCTAAATAGCATGACGAACCTCTACATTCCGGGTTACAC CTACCTACCAACCAAGCTCAACAGAAGGATTAAAGCAAATGCACGAGAGGTCGAAGGGCTCCTGAAAGGCATCATCACAAAAAAGGAGAGGGCCATGAAGAACGGCTATGCCGATGACGGCGATATGCTAGTCCTTCTACTGCAGTCCAACATTAATGAGAGCAAAGATAGCGGAAGCTCCAAACCAATGATGACCATGGACGACATCATCGGCGAGCTGAAGCTGTTCTACTTCGCTGGGATGGAAACAACTTCGGTGCTGCTCACATGGACATTAATCGTTCTCAGCAAACATTCTGAGTGGCAAGACCGCGCGAGGGAGGAGGTCCTGCGTGTCTTCGGGAAGAAACAACCGGATCTTGACGGCACACACCAACTGAAAGTT GTGACCATGGTACTCTATGAGGTTCTTAGGCTGTATCCACCGATCACATTGTTAGAACGGGGAACGTACAAGGAGATGGAGCTGGGAGGGATCAAGTACCCACCTGGAGTGAGACTTTTGTTGCCAGTCGTGACCATTCATCACGACCCAGATATATGGGGAGAAGATGTCGAGGAGTTCAAGCCGGAGAGGTTTGCGGAGGGGATCTCCAAGGCCTCCAAGGAAGCACCTGCTTTCTTCCCCTTCGGATGGGGGCCACGGATCTGCATTGGCCAGAATTTTGCACTGCTTGAGGCCAAGATAGCACTGAGCATGATCCTGCAACACTTCTCGTTTGGGCTTTCGCCGTCCTACATCCATGCACCATTCCGCGTCTCTACTCTGCAGCCGGATCATGGGGCCCATATAATGCTCGAGaggatttaa
- the LOC120673598 gene encoding cytochrome P450 72A14-like isoform X2 → MTATMAIGAALLESLYVLGGLSLLWFTWRALEWAWLSPRRLGRALRAQGLRGTSYRFPSGDLAEEERLHAAERTKPMPLLSHAISGRVEPLFDSTVKEHGKISMIWAGPTPMVILGDPKLVREVLSNKFGHFRKPKLPANLIKMIADGLSNHDGVKWAVHRKIINHGFHLEKLKRMLPAFTTCTSELIKRWEDSMGSGKAQEIDVWPELQDLTGDAISRAAFGSSLTEGRRIFRIQSEQVQLLNSMTNLYIPGYTYLPTKLNRRIKANAREVEGLLKGIITKKERAMKNGYADDGDMLVLLLQSNINESKDSGSSKPMMTMDDIIGELKLFYFAGMETTSVLLTWTLIVLSKHSEWQDRAREEVLRVFGKKQPDLDGTHQLKVVTMVLYEVLRLYPPITLLERGTYKEMELGGIKYPPGVRLLLPVVTIHHDPDIWGEDVEEFKPERFAEGISKASKEAPAFFPFGWGPRICIGQNFALLEAKIALSMILQHFSFGLSPSYIHAPFRVSTLQPDHGAHIMLERI, encoded by the exons ATGACAGCGACGATGGCGATCGGTGCTGCTTTGCTGGAGTCGCTCTACGTTCTCGGAGGCCTGTCTCTCCTGTGGTTTACCTGGCGGGCGCTGGAGTGGGCATGGCTCAGTCCCCGGAGGCTGGGCCGGGCGCTGAGGGCGCAGGGCCTCCGCGGCACCTCCTACCGCTTCCCCTCCGGCGAcctggcggaggaggagcgtcTCCACGCGGCGGAACGAACCAAGCCGATGCCTCTGCTGTCGCACGCCATCAGCGGCCGTGTGGAGCCACTGTTCGACAGCACCGTCAAGGAACACG GTAAAATTTCGATGATATGGGCCGGTCCGACACCGATGGTGATCCTCGGTGACCCCAAGCTGGTCAGGGAGGTGCTGTCCAACAAGTTTGGGCACTTCAGGAAACCCAAGCTGCCCGCCAATCTAATAAAGATGATCGCCGACGGGCTGTCGAACCACGATGGGGTGAAATGGGCCGTCCATCGGAAGATCATCAACCATGGCTTCCATCTCGAGAAGTTGAAG AGAATGTTGCCGGCGTTTACTACCTGCACGAGTGAGCTGATCAAGCGATGGGAGGACTCGATGGGGTCCGGCAAGGCGCAGGAGATAGATGTCTGGCCGGAGTTGCAGGACCTCACCGGCGACGCCATCTCGCGCGCGGCGTTCGGCAGCAGCTTAACTGAAGGGAGAAGGATCTTCCGGATACAATCAGAGCAAGTTCAACTCCTAAATAGCATGACGAACCTCTACATTCCGGGTTACAC CTACCTACCAACCAAGCTCAACAGAAGGATTAAAGCAAATGCACGAGAGGTCGAAGGGCTCCTGAAAGGCATCATCACAAAAAAGGAGAGGGCCATGAAGAACGGCTATGCCGATGACGGCGATATGCTAGTCCTTCTACTGCAGTCCAACATTAATGAGAGCAAAGATAGCGGAAGCTCCAAACCAATGATGACCATGGACGACATCATCGGCGAGCTGAAGCTGTTCTACTTCGCTGGGATGGAAACAACTTCGGTGCTGCTCACATGGACATTAATCGTTCTCAGCAAACATTCTGAGTGGCAAGACCGCGCGAGGGAGGAGGTCCTGCGTGTCTTCGGGAAGAAACAACCGGATCTTGACGGCACACACCAACTGAAAGTT GTGACCATGGTACTCTATGAGGTTCTTAGGCTGTATCCACCGATCACATTGTTAGAACGGGGAACGTACAAGGAGATGGAGCTGGGAGGGATCAAGTACCCACCTGGAGTGAGACTTTTGTTGCCAGTCGTGACCATTCATCACGACCCAGATATATGGGGAGAAGATGTCGAGGAGTTCAAGCCGGAGAGGTTTGCGGAGGGGATCTCCAAGGCCTCCAAGGAAGCACCTGCTTTCTTCCCCTTCGGATGGGGGCCACGGATCTGCATTGGCCAGAATTTTGCACTGCTTGAGGCCAAGATAGCACTGAGCATGATCCTGCAACACTTCTCGTTTGGGCTTTCGCCGTCCTACATCCATGCACCATTCCGCGTCTCTACTCTGCAGCCGGATCATGGGGCCCATATAATGCTCGAGaggatttaa